A window of Apium graveolens cultivar Ventura chromosome 8, ASM990537v1, whole genome shotgun sequence contains these coding sequences:
- the LOC141679542 gene encoding uncharacterized protein LOC141679542, which yields MNPPILSKAKPGEPLYLYIAAGERAVSSALIREENGTQTPVYYASQVLKDAETRYPNLEKFALALVHSSRKLRQYFQGREIRVITNQPLHKIIHKPDASGRLVNWAIELSQFNIKFIPRTTIKAQALVEFVMKCTFPETPETPETSSKGEKESNNRDLWTLHVDGSATAERCGAGLILSSPDGFVIQQAITFAFKATNNQAEYEALLSGLRLAKSLGVRSLTIYSDSQIVVRQTNGEYVAKDPKLARYQEMVRAILETIPDSTILQINR from the coding sequence ATGAACCCGCCTATTTTATCAAAAGCAAAGCCCGGGGAGCCCCTTTACCTCTACATCGCAGCCGGGGAAAGAGCAGTATCCTCCGCACTCATCCGGGAGGAAAATGGGACACAGACCCCGGTATATTATGCGAGCCAAGTCTTGAAAGATGCCGAAACCCGGTACCCAAACTTGGAAAAATTCGCACTGGCCCTCGTACACTCGAGCAGAAAGCTAAGACAATACTTCCAAGGCAGGGAAATCAGAGTAATCACTAATCAACCACTTCACAAAATCATCCACAAACCGGACGCCTCCGGGAGATTAGTCAATTGGGCAATTGAATTGAGCCAATTCAATATCAAATTCATCCCGAGGACaaccataaaagcccaggcgttgGTCGAGTTTGTCATGAAATGTACTTTTCCAGAAACCCCCGAAACGCCTGAAACCAGTTCCAAAGGAGAAAAAGAGTCTAACAACCGGGATCTTTGGACGCTACATGTTGATGGCTCGGCCACAGCCGAAAGGTGCGGAGCCGGTCTGATCCTCTCCAGCCCGGATGGATTCGTAATTCAGCAGGCCATCACCTTCGCCTTCaaagcaacaaacaaccaggctGAATATGAAGCCCTACTCTCCGGGCTCAGGCTAGCCAAATCCCTTGGAGTAAGGAGTTTAACAATCTACAGCGATTCTCAGATCGTGGTAAGACAAACCAATGGTGAATATGTCGCAAAAGATCCTAAATTGGCCCGATATCAGGAAATGGTTAGAGCAATCCTGGAAACCATCCCGGACTCGACCATCTTGCAGATAAACAGATAA